A region of Solanum dulcamara chromosome 7, daSolDulc1.2, whole genome shotgun sequence DNA encodes the following proteins:
- the LOC129895208 gene encoding NAC domain-containing protein 83-like has product MDKFNFVKDGAIKLPPGFRFQPTDEEIVFQYLIRKTFSCPLPASIIPEINICNHDPWDLPGDIEQDRYFFSNKEAKYRNGNRANRATTGGYWKPTGLDKQITCNKRKPIIGMKKTLVFYKGKTTSHADRTDWIMHEYRLVLPKYSSSNLHGDFKKSSQIQMGNWVLCHIFLKKRNGKCDEEIVEADYHDDNYKAHDVQLAKPIVYYDFMREDNLSDTRDAASSCSSSLSINDDANDDVSSSPTTLLQHQQSTNPPL; this is encoded by the exons ATGGACAAGTTCAATTTTGTGAAAGATGGAGCGATAAAACTGCCTCCTGGTTTTCGGTTTCAGCCCACTGATGAAGAGATTGTGTTTCAATACTTGATACGCAAAACATTTTCTTGTCCCTTGCCTGCTTCCATCATCCCTGAAATCAATATTTGCAATCACGACCCCTGGGATTTACCTG GTGACATAGAGCAGGATAGATATTTCTTCAGCAACAAGGAAGCTAAATATAGAAATGGTAATCGAGCAAACAGGGCAACTACAGGTGGCTATTGGAAGCCAACTGGTTTAGACAAACAAATTACATGCAATAAGAGGAAACCAATCATTGGCATGAAGAAAACTCTTGTTTTCTATAAAGGAAAGACTACTTCTCATGCTGATAGAACTGATTGGATTATGCATGAATATCGTCTTGTTCTCCCCAAATATTCATCCTCCAATTTACATGGCGATTTCAAGAAATCCTCTCAG ATTCAAATGGGAAATTGGGTTCTTTGTCATATATTCTTGAAGAAGAGAAATGGAAAATGTGATGAAGAAATTGTTGAGGCTGATTATCATGATGATAATTACAAGGCTCATGATGTTCAACTAGCAAAACCAATAGtgtattatgattttatgagggAAGATAATTTGAGTGATACTAGAGATGCAGCttcctcttgttcttcttctttgaGCATTAATGATGATGCAAACGACGACGTTTCTTCATCTCCAACTACTCTgctacaacatcaacaatctacTAATCCACCTCTTTAA
- the LOC129896657 gene encoding uncharacterized protein LOC129896657 translates to MGTPKEHIQEIRRSKFSIGGEANPLTEDLHQAVKNLSAELYAKDVHFLMELIQNAEDNEYEKGVDPSLEFVVTSKDITETGAQSTLLIFNNEKGFSRKNIESICSVGRSTKKGNRKRGYIGEKGIGFKSVFLITARPYIFSNGYQIRFSEEPCQHCNVGYIVPEWVEANPTLSVIRQVYGSSATLPATTLVLPLKPDKVKPVKQKLSSIHPEVLLFLSKIKKLSVREDNEDPRLNTVSAISISSETDFVKKKNIDAESYLLHLSADEKSGLGECSYYMWKQKFPVKREHRVDRRMEVDEWVITLAFPNGERLNRGTSSPGIYAFLPTEMATNFPFIIQADFLLASSRETILLDDIWNQGILDCVPSAFVSAFTSLVRSGESAPDSTLTHMFGFLPVNVSQYPILNGVRDSIKRKLLDESIIPCESYVKQQFFQKPNDVGRLFPAFWKLLNKARKQGVVLHNISSHGRFIVNSAFDNEMYSHILNFLEVKQVDNGWYAKCIQSSNFVLGVSDDVYLELLAFVAEKWLSSFKTTEMMNIQLLKYIDFDDDVVLCSIYEALNGNHSLLLSRESGHISWLINWNSEFRFANHLFFAKSTQEAVKSHSKSQIVLDWLKDEVKVRSVNVHDYGLLLLNSLSDDRKIAVAFTHFLHQSLTRSYLSKDEVAALCDKLPLVDNYGHVTRQRKGVLVPANGSKWVQLIGSNPWRHEGYVELGEDYLHSGIYAGVCSSKKELLRFLKNNVAAMDIPDLPPPDAAISSMSSPLTKENALLLLEWIRKMKLNRVSLPIRFLTCIRGGSWLKVSLSGSPGYRPPSKSFFHASSWGHLLQNGSVLVDIPLVDQGFYGSELNQYKEELSTTGVMFEFKEACEYIGEHFMSLATYSTLTKGHVMSILNFIKYLREKYLPPDTFINSINDKRWLRTTQGDMSPQESVFLDNEWNAASQISDIPFIDHKHYGDGIFSFKTELKLLGVVFGFNQNYQLVVDNLRSPTLLGCVSSDAMLLILKCIRNLRSSDNMCRALKDSKCMKTINMGCKSPAECFLLDPVWGCLLQVFCSFPLVDKNFYGSNILSYKSELQKLGVVVTFEEATQAFVSVFRQQTSKGSLNKDSVHSLLACYRKLKTTSFKFPADLKSCIQEGKWLRTRIGDKVPKECILFDSAWEAVSSISMLPFIDDSEARYGRSIHGYKDELKSLGVTVTFASGAKFVPASLRFPDDPSVITVPVAISLLECLQKLEMEHNDDLIANLRSKLARKWLKTNAGYRSPDKCFLFGPQWNLILLPEDGPFIDENFYGSSIVSYKKELKSLGVVVEVEDGCSLLADYLDCHSSSITITRIYKYLSKFNWEPAKEDPRNIWIPNGDNDGEWVNCDDCVLHDKSGFFGLQLHVLEKHYDKELLSFFSKFGVKSNPSLDDFHKLWNSWENADRSLSQSECQTFWEFIVKHWSPRTEKFLSENLSKLPAGSGLKKEILMLDKRDVFIGDDLYLKDLFEKSSSRHLFVWYPQPSLPSLPRQELLEIYSKIGVCNLSESVLKKGLSSVNCDGLEQVQPKETFIGRGLFKLILGFLADPLVQMEVHKRHEALKCLMDVSIFATLEPITMDCSLSLSSGEIINVKVSRMMCWDRESSKIFTQKLDKSGGYKCKLEYATYFSEVVAEGILREKEDYVPQLAELIKLGFILEFDEAAVEFLMKTKNLQIFLEDEEFLSSASTSE, encoded by the exons ATGGGTACGCCAAAAGAGCACATACAAGAAATAAGGAGAAGCAAGTTTTCCATTGGAGGTGAAGCAAATCCACTTACAGAGGATCTTCATCAGGCTGTCAAGAATCTATCTGCTGAGCTTTATGCTAAGGATGTTCACTTCCTCATGGAACTCATCCAG AATGCGGAGGATAACGAGTACGAGAAAGGGGTGGATCCGTCGCTGGAATTCGTGGTAACTTCGAAAGATATAACGGAGACCGGAGCTCAGTCGACGCTTTTGATCTTCAATAATGAGAAAGGATTCTCCCGCAAGAACATCGAGTCCATATGCAGCGTCGGCCGTTCCACCAAGAAGGGCAATCGCAAGCGTGGATACATCGGCGAAAAAG GCATTGGCTTCAAGAGTGTGTTTCTCATCACTGCTCGGCCTTACATCTTCAGCAATGGGTATCAAATACGATTCAGTGAGGAACCTTGCCAGCACTGTAATGTAGGCTATATTGTACCTGAGTGGGTAGAAGCAAACCCAACTCTTTCAGTTATAAGACAAGTCTATGGATCTTCTGCTACCCTTCCAGCCACAACTTTAGTGCTTCCACTGAAACCTGACAAGGTGAAACCTGTTAAGCAGAAGCTTTCCAGCATTCATCCTGAAgttcttctctttctttcaaAGATAAAGAAGCTCTCAGTCAGGGAAGACAATGAGGATCCCAGGCTTAATACAGTCAGTGCCATTTCCATTTCTAGTGAAACTGATTTTGTTAAGAAGAAAAACATTGATGCTGAATCCTACCTGCTTCATCTCTCAGCTGATGAAAAATCTGGTCTGGGGGAATGCAGTTATTACATGTGGAAACAGAAGTTTCCTGTCAAGCGGGAGCATAGAGTGGATAGAAGAATGGAAGTTGATGAGTGGGTAATAACTTTAGCTTTTCCCAATGGAGAGCGCCTCAACAGGGGAACAAGCTCTCCTGGGATTTATGCTTTTCTTCCCACGGAGATGGCCACAAACTTCCCTTTCATAATTCAGGCCGACTTTCTTCTGGCATCGTCAAGAGAGACAATCCTTCTGGATGACATATGGAACCAGGGCATTCTTGACTGCGTTCCTTCTGCTTTTGTCAGTGCTTTCACATCACTTGTGAGATCTGGTGAAAGTGCTCCCGATTCTACTCTGACTCATATGTTTGGCTTTTTGCCAGTGAATGTATCTCAATATCCAATTCTTAATGGCGTGAGAGACTCCATTAAAAGAAAACTGCTGGATGAAAGTATCATTCCATGTGAGTCATACGTGAAACAACAGTTCTTTCAGAAACCCAATGACGTTGGTAGGCTTTTTCCTGCTTTCTGGAAACTGCTGAACAAGGCAAGGAAGCAGGGGGTTGTATTGCATAACATATCATCCCATGGAAGATTCATTGTAAACTCAGCTTTTGATAATGAAATGTACAGCCACATTTTGAACTTTCTGGAAGTGAAACAAGTTGACAATGGATGGTATGCAAAGTGCATTCAGAGTTCCAATTTTGTTTTGGGAGTCTCAGATGATGTTTACTTAGAACTTTTAGCATTTGTTGCTGAGAAATGGCTGTCTTCTTTCAAGACAACTGAGATGATGAACATACAACTTTTGAAATACATTGATTTTGATGACGATGTAGTTTTGTGTAGCATATACGAGGCATTGAATGGCAATCATTCTTTGCTTTTATCTCGTGAATCTGGTCACATCTCTTGGCTGATCAACTGGAACTCAGAATTTCGTTTTGCCAATCATCTTTTCTTTGCCAAATCAACACAAGAAGCAGTCAAGAGTCATTCTAAAAGCCAGATAGTCTTGGATTGGCTTAAAGATGAGGTCAAGGTGAGATCTGTGAATGTTCATGACTATGGTCTTCTGCTTCTTAACTCACTCAGTGATGATAGAAAGATTGCTGTGGCTTTTACCCACTTCTTACATCAGTCCCTCACAAGGAGTTATTTATCTAAAGATGAAGTTGCTGCTTTATGCGATAAACTGCCGCTCGTTGATAACTATGGACATGTTACCAGACAGAGGAAAGGGGTATTGGTGCCTGCAAATGGAAGCAAATGGGTGCAGTTGATTGGTTCAAACCCGTGGAGACACGAAGGCTATGTTGAGCTCGGAGAAGATTATTTGCATTCTGGCATCTATGCTGGAGTTTGTAGCAGCAAGAAAGAGCTTCTGCGATTTCTCAAGAATAATGTTGCAGCTATGGACATTCCAGATCTACCCCCTCCTGATGCAGCGATTTCTAGTATGTCTTCTCCGTTAACCAAGGAAAATGCATTGCTGCTGTTAGAGTGGATTCGAAAGATGAAATTGAACAGGGTTTCCTTGCCAATAAGATTCTTGACCTGCATAAGGGGGGGAAGCTGGCTGAAGGTATCATTGAGTGGTAGCCCTGGCTACAGGCCTCCATCAAAATCATTCTTCCATGCTTCATCATGGGGACATCTGCTGCAAAATGGATCAGTTCTTGTAGATATTCCATTAGTTGATCAGGGGTTTTATGGGAGTGAACTAAATCAGTACAAGGAGGAGTTAAGCACAACAGGTGTCATGTTTGAATTTAAAGAGGCATGTGAATACATTGGAGAACATTTTATGTCTCTGGCAACTTATTCTACTTTAACCAAAGGCCATGTGATGTCAATACTCAATTTTATCAAGTATCTGAGGGAGAAATATCTTCCCCCAGATACATTCATCAATAGCATTAATGATAAACGGTGGTTGCGGACTACTCAAGGTGATATGAGCCCACAAGAGTCTGTTTTCTTGGACAATGAGTGGAATGCTGCCTCACAGATCAGTGACATCCCATTTATTGATCATAAGCACTATGGGGATGgtattttttcctttaaaacAGAACTGAAGCTGCTTGGAGTGGTGTTTGGTTTTAATCAAAATTACCAGCTTGTTGTTGACAACCTGAGATCTCCAACACTCTTAGGTTGCGTGAGTTCTGATGCTATGCTTTTGATACTGAAGTGTATTCGCAATCTGAGATCTTCAGACAATATGTGTAGGGCACTCAAGGATAGCAAATGTATGAAGACCATAAACATGGGGTGCAAATCTCCGGCTGAGTGTTTTTTGCTCGATCCTGTGTGGGGCTGCCTGCTGCAGGTGTTTTGCAGTTTTCCTCTTGTTGATAAAAATTTCTATGGAAGCAATATCTTGTCTTATAAAAGCGAGTTGCAGAAATTAGGGGTGGTGGTTACTTTTGAAGAAGCAACTCAAGCTTTTGTTTCTGTGTTTAGGCAGCAGACATCTAAGGGTTCCTTGAACAAAGATAGTGTTCATTCACTTCTTGCATGTTACAGAAAGTTGAAGACAACCAGCTTTAAATTTCCTGCAGATCTTAAGAGCTGCATTCAAGAGGGCAAGTGGTTGCGGACTCGAATTGGTGATAAAGTACCTAAAGAATGCATACTCTTTGATTCAGCTTGGGAAGCTGTCTCTTCAATCTCTATGTTgccttttattgatgatagtGAGGCTCGGTATGGAAGGAGCATTCATGGGTACAAGGATGAACTTAAGAGTTTGGGAGTTACGGTGACTTTTGCTAGTGGGGCAAAGTTTGTGCCTGCAAGCCTACGATTTCCTGATGACCCTAGCGTCATTACTGTTCCAGTGGCAATCTCATTGTTAGAGTGCTTGCAGAAATTGGAGATGGAGCATAATGATGATTTGATTGCTAATTTGCGGTCAAAGCTTGCTAGAAAATGGTTGAAGACCAATGCTGGTTACAGGTCTCCAGATAAGTGTTTTTTATTTGGTCCTCAGTGGAATCTTATCTTACTGCCTGAAGATGGTCCTTTCATCGATGAAAATTTTTATGGCTCCAGCATAGTGTCGTATAAAAAAGAGCTCAAGTCTCTTGGTGTTgtagttgaagttgaagatggATGCTCTTTGCTTGCTGATTATCTTGATTGCCATTCCAGCAGCATTACTATCACTCGGATCTATAAGTACTTGAGTAAGTTCAACTGGGAACCAGCTAAAGAAGATCCTAGAAACATATGGATTCCAAATGGTGATAATGATGGAGAGTGGGTAAATTGTGATGATTGTGTTCTGCATGACAAAAGTGGTTTCTTTGGCCTGCAGCTGCATGTTCTAGAGAAGCACTACGACAAGGAATTGCTCAGTTTTTTCTCCAAGTTTGGTGTCAAAAGTAATCCTTCTCTAGATGATTTTCACAAGCTTTGGAATTCATGGGAAAATGCTGACCGCAGTTTGTCGCAATCAGAGTGTCAAACTTTCTGGGAGTTCATTGTGAAGCACTGGAGCCCACGAACTGAGAAATTTCTTTCTGAAAACTTGTCAAAACTTCCTGCAGGTTCAGGCTTGAAAAAGGAAATTTTGATGCTTGACAAACGTGATGTTTTTATTGGTGATGATCTCTATCTGAAGGATTTATTTGAAAAGTCTTCTTCTCGTCACTTGTTCGTTTGGTATCCACAGCCAAGTTTGCCATCTTTGCCTCGACAGGAGCTGCTTGAAATTTACAGCAAAATTGGTGTTTGTAATTTGTCAGAATCTGTTCTAAAGAAAGGCTTGTCTTCTGTTAATTGTGATGGACTTGAGCAGGTGCAGCCAAAAGAAACCTTCATTGGGAGGGGTTTGTTTAAGTTAATTCTTGGCTTCCTTGCTGATCCTTTAGTTCAAATGGAAGTGCATAAGAGACATGAAGCTCTCAAATGCCTCATGGATGTTAGTATTTTTGCGACATTAGAACCAATAACCATGGATTGCAGTTTGTCACTGTCTTCTGGAGAAATCATAAATGTGAAAGTGAGCCGAATGATGTGCTGGGACAGAGAAAGCTCAAAGATCTTTACACAGAAGCTGGACAAATCAGGTGGTTACAAATGCAAGCTCGAGTATGCTACATATTTCTCTGAAGTAGTTGCCGAGGGAATTCTAAGGGAGAAAGAGGATTATGTGCCTCAACTGGCTGAATTGATCAAGTTGGGATTCATCCTTGAATTTGACGAAGCAGCTGTTGAGTTCTTGATGAAAACAAAGAATCTGCAGATATTTTTGGAGGATGAAGAATTTCTCTCCTCTGCCTCCACTTCTGAATAG
- the LOC129896038 gene encoding uncharacterized protein LOC129896038, whose translation MGSQISKVNAKSNRIPPNFLRRRLHDMRKRRRFSRPTKQTTPSKKELLSYVIEEDENLEGSLGKREHAPKDHMKRLEAHDDQERVAKLIEAIVQEDGGDHGDVEDEDDNKDDQRMIKPHAEEGPGSPSFRVYFTNNNVEDKKINEVIIGNKDVIKKTTLTTLIAATIPSIEVVPVGNKVKKDTKRKSFRCALSRNLLNVRSCCSAAHSRPNHTHLLPGKAPA comes from the exons atgGGGAGTCAAATCTCTAAGGTAAATGCCAAGAGCAACAGGATCCCCCCAAACTTCCTTCGTCGACGATTACATGACATGAGGAAACGAAGGCGTTTTAGTAGGCCAACAAAACAAACTACACCTTCAAAGAAAGAATTGCTTTCGTATGTTATAGAAGAAGATGAGAATTTAGAAGGAAGCCTAGGAAAAAGGGAGCATGCACCTAAGGATCATATGAAAAGATTAGAAGCACATGATGATCAAGAAAGGGTGGCAAAATTGATAGAAGCAATTGTTCAAGAAGATGGAGGGGATCATGGAGAtgttgaagatgaagatgataatAAAGATGATCAAAGGATGATAAAGCCTCATGCTGAGGAGGGACCTGGTTCACCAAGTTTTAGAGTATATTTCACAAATAACAATGTTGAAGACAAAAAGATTAATGAAGTAATTATTG GTAACAAGGATGTCATTAAGAAAACAACACTAACAACCCTTATTGCTGCTACCATACCATCAATAGAG GTGGTTCCTGTGGGCAACAAGGTGAAGAAAGACACGAAGAGGAAGAGTTTTAGATGTGCACTGTCAAGGAATTTGTTGAATGTTCGATCATGTTGCTCTGCAGCTCACTCCAGACCCAACCACACCCATCTTCTACCTGGAAAAGCACCTGCTTGA